Proteins encoded by one window of Salvia splendens isolate huo1 chromosome 7, SspV2, whole genome shotgun sequence:
- the LOC121811371 gene encoding putative phospholipid:diacylglycerol acyltransferase 2: protein MAAILRFRKLCFLEPSSPSSCNEHKKQTAKRDEKKLRENCDAGEDGLRRKGVKEWRCIDSCCWVIGLMCTAWWLLLFLHHCMPASLPGAEPPGVRLRRQGVVALHPVVLVPGIVTGGLELWEGRPCSDGLFRQRLWAGSFAEIFKRPMCWLEHLSLDNETGLDPAGIRVRASSGLVAADYFAPGYFVWANLIENLARIGYEEKNMHMAAYDWRLSFQNTEVRDQTLSRLKSKIELMYVSNGYKKVVVVPHSMGANYFLHFMKWVESAGGGGRGWCAKHIKSIMNIGPVFLGVPKAVSSILSAESKDVAFLRAMAPGLLDSEIFRLQALEHVMRVSRTWDSLVSLLPKGGEAVWGNLDWSPEEDHVCEWGTRKYQQQSKTKGNETDGRHSFQVQEPTKFGRIVSFGKTGSSPDAISSKPNASCGKVKTEYDEVSQETIQRISEERVYTADTLLDLLRSVAPKMMKRAEAHFSHGIAENLSDPKYSHYKYWSNPLETELPEAPDMEIYSLYGVGIPTERSYVYKLSPPGKCRSIPLQIDSSADGSHNGCLKGGVYFVDGDESVPVLSAGFMCAQGWKGKTRFNPSGSATYIREYKHIAPANLLHGRGLESGAHVDIMGNVALIEDVLRVAAGASGVELGGDRIYSDIMKLSEKIKIHL, encoded by the exons ATGGCTGCAATTCTGCGGTTCCGGAAGCTCTGTTTTCTGGAGccatcatcaccatcatcatGTAATGAGCATAAAAAGCAAACCGCAAAGAGGGATGAGaaaaaattgagggagaattgTGATGCAGGAGAAGATGGATTGAGAAGGAAGGGTGTGAAGGAGTGGAGGTGCATAGACTCTTGCTGTTGGGTGATTGGATTGATGTGCACGGCGTGGTGGCTGCTGCTCTTCCTGCACCACTGCATGCCGGCGAGTTTGCCCGGTGCTGAGCCGCCGGGGGTGAGGCTGAGGCGGCAAGGCGTCGTGGCCTTGCACCCGGTGGTTCTGGTGCCCGGCATTGTCACCGGGGGGCTCGAGCTGTGGGAGGGGAGGCCGTGCTCCGATGGCCTCTTCCGCCAGCGGCTTTGGGCCGGTAGCTTTGCTGAGATTTTCAAGAG GCCAATGTGTTGGTTGGAGCACCTGTCCCTGGACAACGAAACAGGGCTAGACCCAGCCGGAATCCGGGTGAGAGCCTCTTCCGGGCTGGTCGCAGCCGATTATTTCGCTCCAGGTTACTTTGTTTGGGCCAATTTGATTGAGAATTTGGCTAGAATTGGGTATGAGGAGAAGAATATGCACATGGCTGCCTACGATTGGAGGTTATCCTTTCAAAATACTGAG GTGAGGGACCAAACTCTGAGTAGATTAAAAAGCAAAATCGAGCTTATGTATGTCTCGAACGGGTATAAAAAAGTGGTGGTGGTGCCACATTCTATGGGTGCCAACTATTTTCTCCACTTCATGAAGTGGGTCGAGTCGGCCGGAGGGGGTGGCCGAGGCTGGTGTGCCAAGCACATCAAGTCGATAATGAATATAGGCCCGGTGTTTCTAGGCGTTCCCAAAGCTGTTAGTAGCATACTGTCCGCAGAGAGCAAAGATGTTGCTTTTCTCAG AGCTATGGCACCTGGTCTCTTGGATTCCGAGATTTTTCGGCTTCAAGCTCTGGAACATGTCATGCGCGTGTCACGGACATGGGACTCGCTCGTCTCTTTGTTACCTAAAGGTGGAGAGGCCGTTTGGGGCAACTTGGATTGGTCTCCGGAGGAAGATCATGTATGTGAGTGGGGGACGAGAAAGTATCAGCAGCAGTCGAAGACAAAGGGCAATGAAACTGATGGACGACACAGTTTTCAAGTACAAGAACCGACAAAGTTTGGAAGGATCGTCTCCTTTGGCAAGACAGGATCTTCACCCGATGCTATATCTTCAAAGCCTAATGCATCCTGTGGAAAAGTGAAGACAGAATACGACGAGGTGAGCCAGGAAACGATACAGAGGATTTCCGAAGAAAGAGTGTACACTGCAGACACTTTACTGGATCTTCTTCGATCCGTTGCACCAAAGATGATGAAGAGGGCTGAAGCTCACTTCTCACATGGCATAGCAGAAAATCTCAGCGATCCGAAATATAGCCACTACAAGTACTGGTCGAATCCGCTCGAGACAGA GTTACCTGAAGCTCCGGACATGGAGATTTACAGTTTATATGGGGTCGGGATTCCTACAGAGCGATCATACGTGTACAAGCTCTCACCCCCGGGAAAGTGCAGAAGTATACCTCTCCAAATCGACAGTTCTGCAGATGGCAGCCACAATGGCTGTCTAAAGGGTGGGGTATACTTTGTCGATGGAGACGAAAGCGTACCAGTTTTGAGCGCCGGTTTCATGTGCGCCCAGGGATGGAAAGGGAAGACGCGGTTCAATCCCTCTGGAAGCGCTACCTACATACGTGAGTACAAACACATAGCACCTGCAAACTTGCTACATGGAAGGGGTCTGGAGAGTGGAGCACATGTCGACATTATGGGAAACGTTGCTTTGATCGAGGATGTGCTGCGCGTGGCTGCCGGTGCATCTGGAGTGGAGCTGGGAGGAGACAGGATCTATTCAGACATCATGAAGCTATCAGAGAAAATAAAGATTCACCTGTAA
- the LOC121811372 gene encoding UDP-D-apiose/UDP-D-xylose synthase 2-like, protein MATARVDLDGNAIKPITICMIGAGGFIGSHLCEYLMEETAHRVLAVDVYNDKIKHLLEPTSQWGDRIQFHRLNIKNDSRLEGLIRMAHLTINLAAICTPADYNTRPLDTIYSNFIDALPVVKYCSENNKRLIHFSTCEIYGKTIGAFLPKDSPLRQDPNYFLLKEDESPCIFGPIEKQRWSYACAKQLIERLIYAEGAENGLEFTIVRPFNWIGPRMDFIPGIDGPSEGVPRVLACFSNNLLRREPLKLVDGGQSQRTFVYIKDAIEAVILMIENPARANGHIFNVGNPNNEVTVRQLAEMMTQVYAKVSGESSLDTPTVDVSSKEFYGEGYDDSDKRIPDMTIINKQLGWNPKTSLFDLLESTLTYQHRTYAEAVKKATSKPVAS, encoded by the exons ATGGCGACCGCAAGAGTAGATCTGGACGGCAATGCGATAAAGCCGATAACGATATGCATGATCGGCGCCGGCGGCTTCATCGGCTCGCATCTCTGCGAGTACTTGATGGAGGAGACGGCTCACAGGGTTCTCGCCGTCGACGTCTACAATGACAAGATCAAGCACCTCCTCGAGCCGACCTCGCAGTGGGGAGACCGCATCCAGTTCCACCGCCTCAACATTAAGAACGACTCGCGCCTCGAAGGCCTCATCCGCATGGCACATCTC ACCATCAATCTTGCTGCTATATGCACTCCAGCTGATTATAACACGCGTCCACTTGATACAATTTACAGCAATTTCATCGATGCTCTGCCTGTG GTCAAATACTGTTCAGAAAACAACAAGCGTCTCATACATTTCTCTACTTGTGAAATTTATGGGAAAACCATTGGTGCTTTCTTGCCAAAAGATAGCCCACTACGGCAG GATCCGAATTATTTTCTCCTCAAGGAGGATGAATCCCCTTGCATTTTTGGCCCCATTGAGAAGCAGAGGTGGTCATATGCATGTGCCAAGCAGTTGATTGAGAGATTGATTTATG CTGAGGGTGCTGAGAACGGTCTTGAATTTACAATTGTGAGGCCCTTCAACTGGATTGGTCCCAGGATGGATTTCATTCCTGGTATTGATGGCCCCAGCGAAGGTGTTCCGAGAGTTCTCGCTTGCTTTAGCAAT AATCTCTTGAGGCGTGAACCACTGAAGCTTGTTGACGGGGGACAGTCACAGAGAACCTTCGTTTACATTAAGGATGCTATTGAGGCTGTTATTTTGATGATT GAGAACCCAGCTAGGGCTAATGGCCATATTTTCAATGTGGGCAACCCAAACAACGAAGTTACAGTAAGGCAGCTTGCTGAAATGATGACTCAG GTTTACGCGAAGGTGAGCGGTGAATCCTCACTAGACACACCAACAGTAGATGTGAGTTCAAAAGAATTTTATGGCGAAGGATACGATGACAgtgataagagaattccagacATGACTATCATCAACAAACAACTTG GATGGAATCCAAAAACGTCGCTCTTCGACCTGCTGGAGTCGACCCTTACCTACCAACACAGGACGTATGCTGAGGCAGTGAAGAAGGCAACCTCAAAACCCGTGGCAAGTTGA
- the LOC121811369 gene encoding pentatricopeptide repeat-containing protein At2g18940, chloroplastic-like, translating into MEGTVFPNRPTFPIHPTKPAPTHRLKFNTSTLPLPPLQQQQQSSHSFPLDSLLQHLLHVSHPVKSSLASSPSRTQDSLPPHFRKDAAADDTSIAIPVIIQRAIIDADFLPQNCKSLLESILKLPVSELRSFFDSAKSELLQEVDLISLLKGLDVTGNGARAVLLFEWAVLNLDACNSDRLDNQIIELMVKILGKESQHSVASKLFDVIPVRDFALDVRAWTTILHSYSRSGKYEKAIALFDFMKLRDLSPTLVTYNVMLDVYGKKGRSWDKILGLLDEMKSLGLEFDEFTCSTVISAYGREGLLEEAKSFFDELKLNGYVPGTVTYNSLLQVYGKVGIYNEALSVLREMEENNCPPDSVTYNELVAAYVRAGFLEGGASLIETMRRKGVMPNAVTYTTVIDAYGKAGKEDKALRFFKQMKESGCVPNVCTYNSIIGMLGKKARAEEMMEVICDMKSSGCTPNRITWNTLLAMCGTKGMHKHVSRAFHEMKKCGFEPDRDTFNTLISAYGRCGSEINAEKMHDEMMRAGFSPCITTYNALLNALARKGDWRGAESIVADMKSKGFRPNETTHSLMLHSYSKGGNVRGIERIAKDIYEGRIYPSWMLLRTLILANFKCKSLSGTERAFQELLKKGYRPDMVVMNSMVSIFSRNKMHERAHEMLDFIRESGLQPDLVTYNSLMDMYARSGDCWKAQDVLNGLLQGERKPDLVSYNTVIKGFCRQGLMEEAMRVFSEMTSRGIRPCIVTYNTFIAGFSSRGLFQEVDEVMSYMTQHNCNPNELTYNTIVDGYCKAKRYKEAMDFVARIQEQDASLTEPALQRLVSRIRQNMES; encoded by the coding sequence ATGGAAGGAACCGTCTTCCCCAATCGCCCCACATTCCCTATTCACCCCACCAAACCCGCCCCCACCCACCGCCTCAAATTCAACACCTCCACCCTCCCCCTCCCTCCTctccagcagcagcagcaatcTTCCCACTCTTTCCCGCTCGATTCCCTCCTCCAGCACCTCCTCCACGTCTCCCACCCTGTCAAATCCTCCCTCGCTTCTTCCCCTTCCCGCACCCAAGATTCCCTCCCGCCCCATTTCCGCAAAGATGCCGCCGCCGACGACACTTCTATTGCGATTCCGGTGATCATCCAAAGGGCTATAATCGACGCCGATTTCCTCCCGCAGAACTGTAAGTCGCTTCTCGAATCAATTCTGAAGCTCCCCGTCTCCGAGCTGCGCTCCTTCTTCGATTCCGCCAAGTCGGAATTGCTTCAAGAAGTTGATTTGATTAGTCTGCTGAAGGGTTTGGATGTCACCGGCAACGGCGCGAGGGCTGTCTTGCTGTTTGAATGGGCTGTTCTCAATTTGGACGCGTGCAATAGTGATCGATTGGATAATCAGATTATCGAATTGATGGTCAAAATTCTTGGTAAAGAGTCTCAGCACTCGGTTGCATCGAAGCTGTTTGATGTTATTCCTGTGAGGGATTTCGCGCTCGATGTTCGAGCGTGGACCACCATCTTACATTCGTATTCTCGCAGTGGGAAGTACGAGAAGGCAATAGCGTTGTTTGATTTCATGAAGCTGAGAGATTTGAGTCCGACTTTGGTTACTTACAATGTGATGTTGGATGTTTACGGCAAAAAGGGACGATCTTGGGATAAGATTTTGGGGCTTTTGGATGAGATGAAGAGTTTGGGGCTTGAATTTGATGAGTTCACTTGCAGCACTGTCATATCTGCTTATGGCAGAGAAGGGTTGTTGGAGGAGGCGAAGAGTTTCTTCGATGAGCTCAAGTTAAACGGCTATGTGCCGGGAACTGTAACGTATAACTCGTTGCTTCAAGTTTACGGGAAGGTGGGGATCTACAATGAGGCGTTGAGTGTGTTGAGGGAAATGGAGGAGAACAATTGCCCTCCTGATTCGGTGACTTATAACGAGCTTGTGGCTGCTTATGTGAGGGCGGGATTTCTTGAGGGGGGAGCTTCGTTGATCGAAACTATGAGGCGTAAGGGTGTGATGCCGAATGCTGTCACTTATACGACTGTCATTGATGCCTATGGCAAGGCGGGGAAAGAGGATAAAGCGCTGCGTTTCTTCAAGCAAATGAAGGAGTCGGGCTGTGTCCCCAATGTGTGTACTTATAATTCCATTATCGGGATGCTGGGGAAGAAGGCGCGCGCGGAGGAGATGATGGAGGTGATATGTGATATGAAGTCCAGTGGGTGCACGCCAAATCGTATAACGTGGAACACGTTGCTTGCCATGTGTGGTACGAAAGGGATGCACAAGCATGTGAGCCGCGCATTCCATGAGATGAAGAAGTGCGGTTTTGAGCCGGATAGGGACACTTTCAATACCTTGATAAGTGCTTATGGTAGGTGCGGGTCTGAGATCAACGCTGAGAAGATGCACGACGAGATGATGAGGGCAGGGTTTTCGCCATGTATCACGACGTATAATGCGCTTCTAAATGCCTTGGCTCGGAAAGGGGACTGGAGGGGGGCGGAGTCTATCGTTGCAGACATGAAGAGTAAGGGTTTTAGGCCTAACGAGACGACACATTCGCTGATGCTTCACAGCTACTCGAAAGGAGGAAATGTGAGGGGAATCGAGAGGATCGCTAAGGATATCTACGAAGGTCGTATATATCCGAGCTGGATGCTTTTGAGAACTCTGATTCTAGCAAATTTCAAGTGCAAATCACTCTCGGGAACGGAGAGAGCGTTTCAAGAGTTGTTGAAGAAGGGCTACAGACCCGATATGGTGGTGATGAACTCCATGGTGTCCATCTTCTCGAGGAACAAGATGCACGAGCGTGCTCATGAGATGCTGGATTTTATCCGGGAGAGTGGGCTGCAGCCGGATCTTGTCacctacaacagcttgatggaTATGTACGCTAGGTCTGGCGACTGCTGGAAGGCGCAGGATGTACTCAACGGGCTGCTGCAGGGTGAACGAAAGCCGGATCTCGTGTCTTACAACACGGTCATCAAGGGCTTCTGCAGGCAGGGGCTGATGGAGGAAGCGATGAGGGTTTTCTCTGAGATGACGAGTAGGGGGATAAGGCCGTGCATCGTTACCTACAACACCTTCATAGCTGGCTTCTCGTCGCGAGGGCTGTTCCAAGAAGTCGACGAAGTGATGAGTTATATGACCCAGCATAACTGTAACCCGAATGAGCTAACGTATAACACCATTGTAGATGGCTACTGTAAGGCTAAACGGTACAAAGAGGCCATGGATTTTGTGGCCAGGATCCAAGAGCAGGACGCCTCCCTCACCGAGCCAGCTCTGCAGAGGCTCGTCTCGCGCATAAGGCAAAACATGGAGTCATGA